The proteins below are encoded in one region of Methanosarcina barkeri 3:
- a CDS encoding S-layer protein domain-containing protein: MKTSCSVVSSSTAIALCLILILPMTSAALPIDYCAEIRGPVYNGSDIDNVIDTLGNGETVTVDATKFAGFYYDHDKNMATESLSIRDVEGTQGNVIGEHGLVYQTTIQNTNYKFESWDIYPVISLFGELYVPLKPTDASKLAKLILDSNENNTLNIGDILDLGQGYTLEVKQIDIEGERIWLEFDKDGKYVDDQIIVADGDGTWTCKLDNIQGENDITVLKVHVKQVFQNAVNSTAIIDGLWLIDYATALNITDEFSKLSTASIEGKVISENDLKYNTTIESVNYSYSNSFSGWDKYPVIYLFGEKYVPLRLTDSSKLAKLILDSNETHTLINGNIIDLGKGYTLKIKQIDVDGDRVWLEFDKYGQYVDDRVVSVNNGDNTWTTELNDIQGENDVVVLKVHVKNIFLDANTSVCIIKGLWLIDYFNAIDIYSSSEYGKLNDLYINGTTLIISNKYIFTLNRNSEQKIAKEIYFKVIDTPVNELRFYLFKQTIEPGIYEVRGEVAKDNSNFRWDARNFAGFYYDLDSNVATESLSISNINENIIGKNELVYNTSIKEVAYKYKNKYNDWGTYPVIGLFGEKYVPLNINNTGKLAKLVLDSNDKSAINTGDILDLGQGYTLKVKLVDIDGDKVWLEFDKDGKYVNDAIVPTDMYLGTWDVKIDNVQGENSVLVLRVHVKIFPQSSVNGTTMIDGLWLIDYANPMSIQSSDESCKLNNISINGTNLSISNRDAFTLTKGSDQEIGQGIYFRIANTSVAELRYYPFVKRIVEESSNKTLPIPDFSTNVTSGYTPLAIQFTDLSQNSVGRAWDFNNDWQGDSTEAAPIYVFTNPGSYSINLIAINENGTALKTATITAVKKSSSSGSKESSGGGGSPEPAKNVKVKELSKTFVTSGKQIKFEFPKNATCISNLSFDSKKTVGKTTAIVEMLNNKSILTPDAPRGEIYSYLNIWVGNGGYGNDEVNLENAVITFKVEKPWVQNKSIDKSSIILNRYSDKKWNELPINLLREDDKYLYFKAESPGFSPFAITGETSTKEVATEMPLETKDDEKNNSCTDLVEQQPESEEKASTFEKKSMSTPGFEIIYSAICLSGFFLCKRWKI, from the coding sequence ATGAAAACTTCATGTTCAGTAGTTTCATCTTCAACTGCTATTGCCTTATGTTTAATTCTCATTTTACCTATGACTTCGGCTGCTCTCCCTATAGACTATTGTGCTGAGATTCGTGGCCCAGTATACAATGGCTCTGATATTGACAATGTTATCGATACTCTGGGTAATGGTGAAACCGTTACAGTGGACGCCACTAAATTTGCAGGATTCTACTATGACCACGACAAAAATATGGCAACTGAATCTCTTTCCATTAGAGATGTTGAAGGCACTCAAGGCAATGTTATCGGAGAACATGGTTTAGTTTATCAAACAACGATACAGAATACTAATTACAAGTTTGAATCCTGGGATATATATCCAGTTATCAGTTTATTTGGAGAGCTTTATGTTCCACTCAAACCTACCGATGCTAGTAAACTTGCCAAGCTCATTCTTGACAGCAATGAAAATAACACTCTCAACATAGGTGACATTCTTGATTTAGGTCAAGGATACACTCTCGAAGTTAAGCAGATCGATATTGAAGGTGAGAGAATATGGCTTGAATTCGATAAAGATGGTAAATACGTAGATGATCAGATTATTGTAGCTGATGGTGATGGCACCTGGACCTGCAAACTTGATAATATTCAGGGTGAAAATGATATAACTGTTCTCAAAGTCCATGTCAAGCAGGTTTTCCAAAATGCAGTAAACAGTACTGCTATCATCGATGGTCTCTGGCTCATTGACTATGCAACCGCTTTGAATATCACCGATGAATTTAGCAAACTCAGTACTGCTTCCATTGAAGGAAAAGTGATTTCTGAGAACGATCTGAAATACAATACCACTATTGAAAGTGTTAACTACAGTTATTCAAATTCATTTTCCGGCTGGGACAAATACCCTGTTATCTACTTATTTGGGGAAAAATATGTCCCACTCAGACTAACTGATTCTAGCAAACTCGCCAAGCTCATTCTTGACAGCAACGAAACGCATACACTTATTAATGGCAATATAATTGACCTCGGTAAGGGTTATACTCTCAAAATAAAGCAGATCGACGTTGACGGTGATAGAGTCTGGCTAGAATTTGACAAATACGGACAGTATGTAGATGATAGAGTAGTTTCGGTTAATAACGGCGACAATACATGGACTACTGAACTCAACGACATTCAGGGCGAAAATGACGTTGTTGTCCTGAAAGTCCACGTCAAGAATATATTCCTAGATGCAAATACTAGTGTTTGCATAATCAAAGGTCTTTGGCTTATTGATTATTTTAACGCTATAGATATCTATAGTTCAAGTGAGTATGGTAAACTTAATGATCTTTATATAAACGGTACTACACTTATTATCTCAAACAAATATATTTTCACTCTGAACAGGAATTCTGAACAGAAAATTGCTAAGGAAATTTACTTCAAAGTTATAGATACCCCGGTTAATGAACTCAGGTTCTATCTATTTAAGCAGACCATAGAGCCAGGAATCTATGAAGTAAGAGGAGAGGTTGCCAAAGATAATAGTAATTTTAGGTGGGATGCAAGAAACTTTGCAGGCTTCTACTACGACCTCGATAGTAACGTCGCTACGGAATCACTTAGTATTTCTAATATTAACGAAAATATTATTGGAAAGAATGAGCTTGTTTACAATACTTCCATCAAGGAAGTTGCCTATAAATACAAAAATAAATATAACGACTGGGGCACCTATCCGGTTATCGGCTTATTTGGAGAAAAATACGTTCCACTTAATATTAACAATACTGGCAAGCTTGCCAAGCTCGTTCTTGACAGCAACGATAAGAGTGCTATCAACACCGGTGATATTCTTGATTTAGGTCAAGGCTACACCCTCAAAGTCAAACTGGTGGATATTGACGGTGATAAAGTTTGGCTCGAATTCGATAAAGACGGGAAATACGTAAATGATGCAATTGTCCCAACTGATATGTACCTAGGTACTTGGGACGTCAAAATTGATAACGTCCAGGGAGAAAATAGTGTTCTTGTCTTGAGAGTCCATGTCAAGATTTTTCCCCAAAGTTCAGTCAACGGCACTACAATGATTGATGGTCTCTGGCTTATTGACTATGCAAATCCCATGAGTATTCAGAGTTCAGATGAATCCTGCAAGCTCAACAATATTTCCATTAATGGTACCAATCTTAGCATTTCCAACAGGGATGCCTTCACTCTGACCAAGGGTTCTGATCAGGAAATTGGCCAGGGAATATATTTCAGGATCGCTAACACATCGGTAGCTGAACTCAGGTATTACCCATTTGTTAAGAGAATTGTCGAAGAGAGTAGCAATAAGACGCTTCCTATACCTGACTTCAGCACCAATGTAACAAGTGGTTATACTCCCCTTGCTATTCAGTTTACAGACCTTTCGCAAAATTCGGTCGGAAGAGCCTGGGACTTCAATAACGATTGGCAGGGGGATTCCACTGAGGCAGCTCCTATTTACGTGTTTACAAATCCCGGATCATATAGTATTAATTTGATTGCAATTAATGAAAACGGAACTGCTCTAAAAACTGCTACAATTACTGCAGTGAAGAAAAGCTCAAGCAGTGGCAGTAAAGAAAGTAGCGGAGGTGGCGGTTCTCCTGAACCCGCAAAGAATGTAAAAGTTAAGGAACTCTCCAAGACTTTCGTTACAAGTGGAAAACAAATAAAGTTTGAGTTTCCAAAAAATGCCACCTGTATTTCAAATTTGAGCTTTGACTCCAAGAAGACTGTTGGCAAGACAACTGCCATTGTCGAGATGCTGAATAACAAATCCATACTAACTCCAGATGCACCAAGAGGGGAGATCTACAGTTACCTTAACATCTGGGTCGGAAACGGCGGATATGGAAACGATGAAGTCAATCTTGAAAATGCAGTCATAACTTTCAAAGTTGAGAAACCCTGGGTACAGAATAAAAGTATTGACAAGTCCTCAATAATCCTAAACAGATACAGTGATAAGAAGTGGAATGAACTTCCAATAAACCTCCTCAGGGAAGACGACAAATACCTGTATTTCAAGGCAGAATCCCCTGGCTTCTCTCCGTTTGCAATAACAGGCGAAACATCAACAAAGGAAGTCGCAACTGAAATGCC
- a CDS encoding TIGR04083 family peptide-modifying radical SAM enzyme: MPFHVMLIPTLGCPANCSYCWSSEEKSPIMSIETIKEVVEWLKTFRGDSVTFTFHGGEPLLAGAEFYREALPLLVEGLSPRRIAFAIQTNLWKMTPEIAEIFAEYGVPIGSSLDGPKELNDLQRGKGYYDKTMRGYEIAREHGLNVRFITTFTSHSVKQKEEIFNFYLEKGLTLKLHPCLPSLKDDNPERWTLAPEEYGELLIYLLDKYLENLGRIEVMNIDHLCKCVFTGHGTVCTYVDCMGDTFAVGPDGDIYPCYRFIGMPEYVMGNVYDRPSMADLAQSEAWKKMHKFKEYVDTACSKCAHIKYCRGGCPYNAIVPTSGEIEGVDPHCLAYKMIFDEINKRVNEEMFGGSDMDSMFSPSSMRPSKSGIMSLMLKKL, translated from the coding sequence ATGCCTTTTCATGTGATGTTAATCCCGACCCTTGGTTGTCCTGCTAACTGCAGCTACTGCTGGAGTTCCGAAGAAAAGTCCCCTATAATGAGCATTGAAACGATAAAAGAAGTTGTTGAGTGGCTTAAAACTTTCAGGGGAGATTCGGTTACTTTCACATTCCATGGAGGAGAACCGCTCCTAGCTGGAGCGGAATTTTATCGGGAGGCACTGCCGCTTCTGGTTGAGGGTTTAAGCCCAAGGAGAATCGCTTTTGCGATACAGACAAACCTCTGGAAAATGACCCCTGAAATAGCCGAAATTTTTGCGGAATATGGGGTTCCCATAGGCTCCAGCCTGGATGGCCCAAAAGAACTTAATGACCTGCAGAGGGGAAAAGGATACTATGACAAAACCATGAGAGGCTATGAAATTGCCAGGGAACACGGGCTTAATGTGAGGTTCATTACCACTTTCACTTCTCATTCCGTAAAACAAAAGGAAGAGATTTTTAATTTTTATCTTGAGAAAGGGTTGACGCTCAAGCTCCATCCCTGCTTGCCTTCATTAAAAGATGACAATCCTGAGAGATGGACTCTCGCTCCAGAGGAATACGGAGAACTCCTGATCTATCTTCTGGATAAATATCTGGAAAACCTGGGCCGGATTGAGGTTATGAACATTGATCACCTGTGCAAATGTGTTTTCACAGGCCATGGCACGGTCTGCACCTATGTTGACTGTATGGGAGATACCTTTGCAGTAGGCCCTGACGGAGATATATACCCCTGTTATCGTTTTATAGGAATGCCCGAATACGTTATGGGTAATGTTTATGACCGTCCAAGCATGGCAGACCTCGCTCAATCCGAAGCCTGGAAGAAAATGCATAAGTTCAAAGAATATGTGGACACCGCATGCAGTAAATGCGCCCATATCAAATATTGCAGAGGCGGATGCCCGTACAATGCAATAGTGCCCACGAGCGGCGAGATAGAGGGCGTAGACCCGCACTGCCTGGCCTACAAGATGATTTTTGATGAAATTAACAAGCGTGTCAACGAGGAAATGTTCGGGGGTTCAGATATGGATAGCATGTTCTCTCCCAGCAGCATGAGACCTTCAAAATCCGGAATAATGTCCCTCATGCTTAAAAAACTCTAA
- a CDS encoding 4Fe-4S binding protein, whose product MIVIGLPIPLPVLETSPSLYYRELYNTVNTLLDQYTYRLANFLTEKGYPSIFIPRDGYGSIQVLLENPIAFFSHRHAALLAGLGTFGVNNTIITPQYGPRVRFGSILSTAELPPDPMLETELCTRCMRCVKMCPSKALNKEDYPSGLTDKKACSSYSAELNKRHISPCGICIKVCPVGNDRVVYNRENNSIYVDENLFANHHKAWKHVRSYGEKVCDYLPSLARLEFACCKSKTKLLSVVITSSKRRSERTKTVKNL is encoded by the coding sequence GTGATAGTTATCGGATTGCCGATACCCCTACCGGTGTTGGAAACATCCCCTTCTTTGTACTACCGCGAATTGTACAATACTGTAAACACCTTACTGGATCAGTACACTTATAGACTTGCTAACTTCCTGACCGAGAAAGGATACCCCTCTATTTTCATACCTAGAGATGGGTACGGAAGCATTCAGGTACTTCTCGAAAATCCCATTGCCTTCTTTTCTCATAGACATGCTGCTTTACTCGCTGGATTGGGCACTTTTGGGGTAAATAACACTATTATTACGCCTCAATATGGCCCCAGGGTCCGCTTTGGTTCAATTCTGTCCACAGCCGAGCTTCCTCCGGATCCGATGTTGGAAACTGAACTTTGCACTCGCTGTATGCGTTGTGTAAAGATGTGTCCATCAAAAGCTCTTAATAAGGAAGATTACCCTAGCGGACTGACAGATAAAAAAGCCTGTTCCTCTTATAGCGCTGAATTAAACAAGCGTCACATTTCACCGTGCGGTATATGTATCAAGGTCTGTCCAGTAGGAAATGATAGAGTTGTATATAATAGGGAAAATAATTCAATATACGTAGACGAGAATCTTTTTGCCAATCACCATAAAGCCTGGAAGCATGTTAGATCTTATGGCGAAAAAGTCTGTGATTACTTACCTTCTCTGGCACGTCTCGAATTTGCTTGCTGTAAATCCAAAACCAAACTTTTAAGCGTTGTTATAACGAGTTCAAAGCGGAGATCAGAAAGAACAAAAACGGTTAAAAACTTATAA